TTTTAAACCATACAATAGCTGTAATGAAATTTCTATGGCTATACAACATATACAGCCACACAAAACACGTCAAGGGTATAAAGCTTATATCTCTTTCAAGTGGATCTTGATTGAGTGATGGTGGAGATGATCATAGTGGAATAAAATGTGGCCGCACTGATCCTTAAGGGTGCATGCATCGAGTCTAAATAGGCCAGCTGTGGGTGCCATGTAAGGATGATCATCATAGTGGGGATGTGTTTGTGTGTCGCCTTTGAAAACAATGGTGAAAAACTTATAAATCCCGTCGTATGGATCACCTGGAGTTAATAACGACTTGCTATTCGGTACCGAAGATTCTCTTTTCTCCCGCTGGCGTATGTTAGTAAAGAAATCGATAATACCGCTCGCTTTTTTGAAATTCATTAACTGTTTTTGGTCAAATACAATTCGCTATATAAAATGTTTTGTCAGCAAAAGTCGTGTTTGGATTGTTGTGCAGTACATGTCTCAAATAAACGAAACAAGAGCCGCCTTTGCTGACACATTTTAGGAACTAAACCAGTATTAGCACTGATTTCAGTTTTCGGGCCAGGTTTCTCTGCTAAAGATATATTCATCCGTCTGTGCAGGTAACAGCTACTCTATCTCTTGCAGCTGCGTGTTCCTCCGCTGGTGTGATGGTTCTCTTTACAAGAGACACAAACATCTGCCAAATAGAGACCAAACTCTCCTGTGATATGTTCCAGATATCCATAGCTTTCGCCTTTGCATCGTGGTTTCTTCTTGCCATTTCTACGTATGTCATGTTTTGGCTTGTCGCAACAATATAAACACACCTTATTCGTCGTTGACACCATTTTTTATAACTTGCCATGTATATATGTGTCAGATTTTTTCAGATGTCCTTACACAGAGTTTAATATCATTTCCCCAACAACGGCTCTGAACTTGATATTGTAGGTTCAACTTTGCCTCATGCACATATGAATTCATTGTTTTCCAACTTGAGACTGGATGTATGAGATTTACCATACGCGTTTTTCAAATTtcaggaaaaaatatatttttacaatATCAGCCATAGATGATAACATGGGGTGTGAGTGAAAGATCATATATAATTGAATCAAACAGAAAGGAAAAAAAGAGCTCATAATTGAACTAGAGTTGTTGAGTTGGTGTAAATCAGACTTAATGGAGGCACGCATGAATAATCATGTCTTAAGATTGCATGCGTATTTAAATTTGTAAGATGTTTGAGTAAGATAGAAGAAAGAATATCGTAGGGCTAGTTTGTAAATGACTTCACAAATAGTTTTGAATTGGATTCAATTCAAATTCGAGAATTAAAAACAAAATGTAGTAGTTTAATTAACGAGAGATATATGAATTTTAATGGGGGCGAATCATGAAATACCATTTTATATCCATATATATTCCAGTTATTTGTCTGGATTTTAACATTATACATTTACAAATCAAAGTAGACAAAAAATTTGTAATTCAAATCAAAGTAGACAAAATTTGTAATTCAAATCAAAGTagacataaaataataaaacaattACCAACGCATGTCCTGTTATGTGAAATAAATAAAGGTCCACATCATCTAAGGTGTTTTTTTGCGGGATTTTCCACTCAAAATTGAGCAATGAAATCAATATGGAGCCTCACTGTGACTACAGATAAAAACAGAATGGACATGTCACATATCCATTTTATCTgtacatatatgtatatttgtCCATTAAATATGTATAATATATACAGACATAACTTGTTATTTTCTCAAAAACACTATCGGAGAACACAAATCTTTGAACTATGTGACTTCTTCTCTCAAGTGAAATGATTATTGTTTCATCATAATTTTGTCAATAACTGTACCATTTGTAATTCGTGAAAGTTGAACATGTGAATTTAATTTGATATCAATTATAGAAAAGATGGTACAACTtgaaatttttaattgttctgACAACAGGGAGAAATGTTGGTTGCTAACAATCTGGAAAATATTTACATAAACAAATCTTAGTCTCCCTTAAAATATCACACAAGTGTATTAAAGAAAAAGCAACTAATACCTTATTTATATTCACACACATTACTAGTTATTTCAAACCAGTGGCCGTACTTGTATAACCTTCAACATTACACAGAAGGAAAActaaaattaatttaacaaaACATCATTATACACTTGGCTTACATCACAATCTCTGGCTTCAAGATGTTCGACTTGATCTCCTTGTGAGGCAAAACCACCCCTCCATTGCTGTAAACTTCATCACAGACATGCACGTCTTCACCAAGAATCGTCATATTCTCCACACGAGCCCACTGGCCAACAGTCGAGTGCCACCCAATGATACTACTAGAAATACAAGCATGTTTCTTGATACGAACACCACGCATTACCGTGCATCGAGACAGCCTCACACCCGTCTCGACCACACAACCAGGCCCAATTGCAACATCAGGCCCTATCAAGCATCCCTCCCCGATTTTTGCAGTTTCGTCAACTAGTACATTACCGATTATATGAGATCCCACGGCCAACTTAGGAGAAGATTTCTTCTTTAAGGAGTCGAGGTAAAGCCTTAGACCAGTGATGTAGTCTCTTGGCTGGCCTATGTCCATCCAAAACCCAGGCAGGACCATGGCGTACAGCTTTTTCTGGGCTGCTATTTTTGGGAACACCTCTTTCTCGATAGAGGTGGGGCGTAATTCTATATGATCAAGAACTGCAGGGCTCAGCAGGTAAATTCCAGCATTGATCTTGTTACCCACAAATAACTTAGGCTTCTCAACAAATCTTTCCACTTGTCCAGTGGATTCTTCCATCACAACAACGCCGTATTTAGATGGCTCATCAACCTAAATCAAGAGATTAGTTGTCACCATCTATATGAAGTTAGACCTGGATCATAACAAGAACctttagaaaaaaataaaaacatgttGCGGTTCCATACCTTGGTGACCATTATGGAAGCCTCTCCTCCATGGGATTTGTGGAATTCAATCATCTCTTTGAGCGGGTATTCACTGATGACATCACTGTTCAGAACAAAAAATGGTGCACCAGAATCATCTATCAACTTGTCCCTAGCCAAGGCAAGGGGACCTGCAGTTCCAAGAGGCTCGGTTTCTTGAGAGCAAGTAATCTTAATCTCAAGTTTCGCCtcaaaatctttcaagaaaTTCAGCATAACCTGCACAAAAACTTTCAGTTTTTACTAAAACATCTATTTTTAATAGTTTCTTAGTAATCTGCAGTGCTGGGAAGAGAAGGCCAAAAGCAGTTCACCTCAGGCTGATAATTGATAGCCAGGACTACTTCAGTCACTCCAATGGCTTTGAGGGCTTCTATCTGTAACAGGAACACAAAAATTGAACAATAGAGATATAACTCAAAATACAGCTGACCAGACATGAAATATTATACCTGATGCAAAATCATGGGCTTGTTAGCAAAATCAACAAGTGGCTTTGGCACACTCAATGTCAAGGGCCTCAATCTAGTGCCAAAACCTCCAACCAGGATTAGTGCCTTCATCCTAAGATTgtgaaatttttttctttaaaaattttacagCCTGAAA
This Primulina eburnea isolate SZY01 chromosome 2, ASM2296580v1, whole genome shotgun sequence DNA region includes the following protein-coding sequences:
- the LOC140820105 gene encoding mannose-1-phosphate guanylyltransferase 1-like, producing the protein MKALILVGGFGTRLRPLTLSVPKPLVDFANKPMILHQIEALKAIGVTEVVLAINYQPEVMLNFLKDFEAKLEIKITCSQETEPLGTAGPLALARDKLIDDSGAPFFVLNSDVISEYPLKEMIEFHKSHGGEASIMVTKVDEPSKYGVVVMEESTGQVERFVEKPKLFVGNKINAGIYLLSPAVLDHIELRPTSIEKEVFPKIAAQKKLYAMVLPGFWMDIGQPRDYITGLRLYLDSLKKKSSPKLAVGSHIIGNVLVDETAKIGEGCLIGPDVAIGPGCVVETGVRLSRCTVMRGVRIKKHACISSSIIGWHSTVGQWARVENMTILGEDVHVCDEVYSNGGVVLPHKEIKSNILKPEIVM